In the genome of Phoenix dactylifera cultivar Barhee BC4 unplaced genomic scaffold, palm_55x_up_171113_PBpolish2nd_filt_p 000853F, whole genome shotgun sequence, one region contains:
- the LOC103723520 gene encoding DEAD-box ATP-dependent RNA helicase 47A encodes VELIVGQPYRNMLAFASTRSYFFLGDSLRKLSVSRIAGFHKTAWLRSRSEGESGPLTLSSLGLKCEVDSRKKDNFVDLGSLNSATKISSGRVKAVRNSLSKAVGTKNTLKIDEALFSAKTFGELGLSPLLIDRLEKEGLTVPTDVQSAAIPTILQKHDVVVQSYTGSGKTLAYLLPILSEVGPLKKPVDGNLSDLKPGIEAVIIAPSRELGMQIVREVEKLLGPADKKLVQQLVGGANRSRQEEALKKNKPAIIVGTPGRIAEVSAAGKLRTHGCRFLVLDEVDQLLSFNYREDMHRILEHVGRRSSAKPTDILGPLARRSERQTILVSATVPFSVIRAARSWGRDPLLVRAKSVGPLDSISVPQPTSFASSSDVTSSSGSTTQGVADSLPPALKHYYCVSKVQHKVDMLRRCVHALNAKTVIAFMNHTKPLKDVVFKLEARGMKAAELHGDLGKLARSTTLKKFKDGELRVLVTNELSARGLDVPECDLVVNLDLPTDSIHYAHRAGRTGRLGRKGSVVTICEEPEVFVVKKLRRQLGVDVQQCDLTEGKLNVCKEEEVEKLAEAMRNTS; translated from the exons GTAGAACTAATTGTTGGACAACCTTATCGAAACATGCTTGCTTTTGCATCTACACGCTCatatttctttcttggagatTCGTTGAGGAAATTGTCAGTATCTAGGATTGCTGGATTCCACAAAACCGCTTGGCTCAGAAGTAGATCTGAGGGTGAAAGTGGTCCACTTACCCTTTCAAGTCTTGGGTTGAAATGTGAAGTTGATTCcaggaagaaagataattttgtTGATCTTGGCAGTTTGAATTCAGCGACAAAAATTTCTTCAGGTAGAGTTAAAGCAGTCAGGAATAGCTTGTCTAAGGCAGTGGGAACAAAAAATACTCTAAAAATAGATGAAGCCCTCTTCTCTGCCAAGACATTTGGTGAGCTTGGACTGTCACCTCTGCTGATTGATCGGTTAGAGAAAGAAGGTCTGACTGTTCCAACTGATGTGCAGTCTGCTGCTATTCCTACCATTTTACAGAAACATGATGTTGTCGTTCAGTCGTATACTGGATCTGGAAAGACGCTGGCTTACCTTCTCCCCATACTCTCTGAGGTAGGCCCACTGAAGAAGCCTGTGGATGGAAACCTTTCTGACCTGAAGCCAGGCATAGAAGCAGTCATCATTGCTCCTTCAAGGGAGCTAGGAATGCAGATAGTAAGAGAGGTGGAGAAACTGTTGGGCCCTGCAGATAAGAAGCTTGTTCAGCAACTTGTTGGGGGTGCAAACCGTTCGAGACAAGAAGAAGCTCTGAAGAAGAATAAGCCTGCCATTATTGTTGGGACACCAGGGCGTATTGCAGAGGTCTCAGCAGCTGGGAAGCTTCGTACGCATGGCTGTCGTTTCCTGGTACTCGATGAAGTTGACCAACTTTTATCATTCAATTACCGGGAGGATATGCACAGAATACTGGAGCATGTTGGCAGGAGGTCTAGTGCTAAACCAACTGATATACTAGGCCCACTTGCCAGGCGGTCTGAACGGCAGACGATCCTGGTGTCAGCAACAGTACCATTTTCAGTTATACGAGCAGCTAGGAGCTGGGGACGAGATCCTCTTCTTGTCAGGGCTAAGAGTGTAggacctcttgattcaatttcTGTTCCACAACCTACCTCTTTTGCATCCAGTTCTGATGTTACCTCGAGCTCAGGCTCAACAACTCAAGGAGTAGCTGATAGCTTACCGCCTGCCTTAAAACATTACTACTGTGTTTCCAAGGTTCAACACAAAGTTGACATGTTAAGGAGGTGTGTTCATGCCTTGAATGCAAAGACAGTGATTGCTTTTATGAACCACACCAAGCCTCTAAAGGATGTTGTGTTTAAGCTTGAGGCTCGTGGGATGAAGGCTGCTGAGCTGCATGGTGATCTCGGTAAACTTGCAAGATCAACAACTCTAAAGAAATTCAAGGATGGTGAACTGAGAGTTTTGGTGACAAATGAGTTGTCCGCAAGAGGACTTGATGTACCTGAATGCGATCTTGTGGTGAATTTGGATCTTCCAACAGACTCAATCCACTATGCCCATCGAGCAGGTCGAACTGGTCGACTTGGTCGAAAGGGAAGTGTGGTCACAATATGTGAAGAGCCTGAGGTTTTTGTTGTGAAAAAGTTGCGGAGGCAGCTTGGTGTAGATGTCCAGCAGTGTGACCTTACAGAGGGTAAACTTAATGTATGCAAAGAGGAAGAAGTGGAGAAGTTAGCAGAGGCGATGAG GAACACTTCATAA